The Bradysia coprophila strain Holo2 unplaced genomic scaffold, BU_Bcop_v1 contig_70, whole genome shotgun sequence genome contains a region encoding:
- the LOC119083564 gene encoding calcium-transporting ATPase sarcoplasmic/endoplasmic reticulum type isoform X1, with translation MEDGHIKTVEETLNYFGTDAERGLSLDQIKRNQEKYGPNELPTEEGKTIWQLVLEQFDDLLVKILLLAAIISFVLALFEEHEDSFTAFVEPFVILLILIANAVVGVWQERNAESAIEALKEYEPEMGKVVRQDKSGVQKVRAKEIVPGDVVEVSVGDKIPADIRLIKIFSTTIRIDQSILTGESVSVIKHTDAIPDPRAVNQDKKNILFSGTNVAAGKARGVVIGTGLNTAIGKIRTEMSETEEVKTPLQQKLDEFGEQLSKVITVICIAVWAINIGHFNDPAHGGSWIKGAIYYFKIAVALAVAAIPEGLPAVITTCLALGTRRMAKKNAIVRSLPSVETLGCTSVICSDKTGTLTTNQMSVSRLFIFDKVDGTDSSFLEFELTGSTYEPIGELFLNGSKVKAADFDCLQEIGTICVMCNDSAIDFNEFKQVFEKVGEATETALIVLAEKLNPFGVTKTGMDRRSTAIAVRGEIETKWKKEFTLEFSRDRKSMSSYCVPTKPSRLGTGPKLFVKGAPEGVLERCTYARVGTSKVPLNNTLKSRILSLTAQYGTGRDTLRCLALATADSPMSPDSMDLNDSTKFFTYENSLTFVGVVGMLDPPRKEVFDSIVRCRAAGIRVIVITGDNKATAEAICRRIGVFTEEEDTTGKSYSGREFDDLSIAEQKAACGRARLFSRVEPAHKSKIVEYLQSMNEISAMTGDGVNDAPALKKAEIGIAMGSGTAVAKSASEMVLADDNFSSIVSAVEEGRAIYNNMKQFIRYLISSNVGEVVSIFLTAALGLPEALIPVQLLWVNLVTDGLPATALGFNPPDLDIMEKPPRKADEGLISGWLFFRYMAIGGYVGCATVGAAAWWFMYCETGPQMSYWHLTHHLSCLGNESDDFKGIDCKLFNAPEPMTMALSVLVTIEMLNAMNSLSENQSLIAMPPWQNMWLVGSMALSFTLHFVILHVEVLSTVFQVTPLGVDEWMTVMKFSIPVVLLDEVLKFVARKITDVGEKVVDRMK, from the exons GTATTAGCCCTCTTTGAGGAACATGAAGACTCATTTACAGCATTCGTTGAACCTTTCGTAATTCtgttaattttaattgcaaaCGCTGTCGTAGGTGTTTGGcag GAACGAAATGCAGAATCAGCCATCGAAGCGCTCAAAGAATATGAACCAGAAATGGGAAAAGTGGTCCGACAGGACAAATCTGGTGTACAAAAAGTCCGAGCCAAAGAAATCGTTCCCGGTGATGTGGTTGAAGTGTCAGTCGGCGATAAGATTCCAGCTGATATTCGTCTCATCAAGATCTTCTCAACCACCATCCGTATCGATCAGTCAATTTTGACTGGTGAATCTGTATCTGTGATCAAACATACTGACGCAATTCCAGATCCACGTGCCGTGAATCAAGACAAAAAGAACATTCTCTTCTCAGGTACGAATGTGGCTGCTGGTAAGGCCCGTGGTGTTGTTATTGGAACTGGTTTGAATACCGCTATCGGTAAGATTCGTACAGAAATGTCCGAAACTGAAGAAGTGAAGACCCCATTGCAACAGAAATTGGACGAATTCGGTGAACAATTGTCCAAAGTCATTACCGTCATTTGTATTGCTGTCTGGGCTATCAATATTGGTCATTTCAACGATCCAGCTCATGGAGGTTCATGGATCAAGGGCGCTATCTACTACTTCAAAATTGCTGTTGCTTTGGCTGTCGCTGCTATCCCAGAAGGTTTACCAGCTGTCATCACTACTTGCTTGGCTTTGGGTACTCGTCGTATGGCTAAGAAAAATGCAATTGTACGTTCCCTTCCATCCGTTGAAACATTGGGTTGTACTTCAGTTATTTGCTCTGATAAAACCGGCACACTCACCACCAATCAAATGTCCGTGTCTCGTCTCTTCATTTTCGACAAAGTTGATGGAACGGACAGCAGCTTCCTTGAATTCGAGTTGACTGGTTCAACATACGAGCCCATTGGAGAATTGTTCCTCAACGGATCCAAAGTTAAGGCCGCTGATTTCGATTGCCTTCAGGAAATCGGAACCATTTGCGTGATGTGTAACGATTCGGCTATTGATTTCAACGAATTCAAACAAGTGTTCGAGAAAGTCGGTGAAGCTACGGAAACCGCTTTGATTGTCTTGGCTGAGAAATTGAACCCGTTCGGTGTGACCAAAACTGGTATGGATCGTCGTTCGACTGCTATTGCTGTCCGTGGAGAAATCGAAACGAAATGGAAGAAAGAATTTACCTTGGAATTCTCACGCGATCGTAAATCTATGTCATCGTACTGTGTACCAACTAAGCCATCCCGTCTCGGAACTGGACCGAAATTGTTCGTCAAAGGTGCACCAGAAGGTGTTTTGGAACGTTGCACATATGCTCGCGTTGGAACATCAAAGGTACCACTTAACAACACACTCAAGTCTCGCATTTTGTCGCTCACTGCTCAATACGGTACTGGACGTGATACACTCCGTTGTTTGGCTTTGGCAACAGCTGACAGCCCAATGAGCCCAGACAGCATGGATCTCAACGACTCGACCAAATTCTTCACATACGAAAACAGTTTGACTTTCGTCGGTGTTGTTGGTATGTTGGATCCTCCACGTAAAGAAGTTTTCGATTCGATTGTCCGTTGTCGCGCCGCTGGTATTCGTGTCATTGTCATCACCGGTGACAACAAGGCCACAGCTGAAGCTATCTGCAGACGTATTGGTGTGTTCACCGAAGAAGAAGACACCACCGGCAAATCGTACTCCGGTCGTGAATTCGATGACTTGTCAATTGCTGAACAAAAGGCTGCTTGTGGACGTGCCCGTCTTTTCTCCCGTGTCGAACCGGCCCACAAATCGAAGATCGTTGAGTACTTGCAAAGTATGAATGAAATCTCGGCCATGACAGGTGATGGTGTCAACGACGCCCCTGCTTTGAAGAAAGCCGAAATTGGTATTGCCATGGGTTCGGGTACTGCTGTAGCCAAGTCCGCTTCCGAAATGGTGTTGGCCGACGACAACTTCTCATCCATTGTATCAGCTGTTGAGGAAGGTCGTGCCATTTACAACAACATGAAACAATTTATCCGTTACTTGATTTCGTCCAACGTTGGTGAAGTCGTCTCCATTTTCTTGACTGCTGCTTTGGGCTTGCCAGAAGCTTTGATTCCCGTGCAATTGTTGTGGGTCAACTTG GTCACTGATGGTCTTCCAGCCACCGCTTTGGGTTTCAATCCACCAGATTTGGATATCATGGAAAAACCACCACGTAAAGCCGATGAAGGTCTCatttctggatggttgttctTCCG TTACATGGCTATTGGTGGTTATGTCGGTTGTGCTACCGTCGGTGCCGCTGCTTGGTGGTTCATGTACTGTGAAACTGGTCCACAAATGTCATACTGGCATTTGACACATCATTTATCTTGTCTCGGAAACGAATCGGACGATTTCAAGGGTATTGACTGTAAGCTCTTCAATGCACCCGAGCCAATGACAATGGCCTTATCCGTATTGGTAACCATTGAAATGTTGAACGCCATGAACAG tTTATCCGAAAATCAATCTCTTATTGCTATGCCaccatggcaaaatatgtggCTGGTCGGTTCAATGGCTTTGTCATTCACACTTCATTTCGTCATCCTTCACGTTGAAGTTTTATCC ACCGTTTTCCAAGTGACACCATTAGGCGTTGACGAATGGATGACCGTGATGAAATTCTCCATACCCGTCGTACTGCTCGACGAAGTGCTGAAGTTTGTCGCCCGGAAAATCACAGACG
- the LOC119083564 gene encoding calcium-transporting ATPase sarcoplasmic/endoplasmic reticulum type isoform X2, giving the protein MEDGHIKTVEETLNYFGTDAERGLSLDQIKRNQEKYGPNELPTEEGKTIWQLVLEQFDDLLVKILLLAAIISFVLALFEEHEDSFTAFVEPFVILLILIANAVVGVWQERNAESAIEALKEYEPEMGKVVRQDKSGVQKVRAKEIVPGDVVEVSVGDKIPADIRLIKIFSTTIRIDQSILTGESVSVIKHTDAIPDPRAVNQDKKNILFSGTNVAAGKARGVVIGTGLNTAIGKIRTEMSETEEVKTPLQQKLDEFGEQLSKVITVICIAVWAINIGHFNDPAHGGSWIKGAIYYFKIAVALAVAAIPEGLPAVITTCLALGTRRMAKKNAIVRSLPSVETLGCTSVICSDKTGTLTTNQMSVSRLFIFDKVDGTDSSFLEFELTGSTYEPIGELFLNGSKVKAADFDCLQEIGTICVMCNDSAIDFNEFKQVFEKVGEATETALIVLAEKLNPFGVTKTGMDRRSTAIAVRGEIETKWKKEFTLEFSRDRKSMSSYCVPTKPSRLGTGPKLFVKGAPEGVLERCTYARVGTSKVPLNNTLKSRILSLTAQYGTGRDTLRCLALATADSPMSPDSMDLNDSTKFFTYENSLTFVGVVGMLDPPRKEVFDSIVRCRAAGIRVIVITGDNKATAEAICRRIGVFTEEEDTTGKSYSGREFDDLSIAEQKAACGRARLFSRVEPAHKSKIVEYLQSMNEISAMTGDGVNDAPALKKAEIGIAMGSGTAVAKSASEMVLADDNFSSIVSAVEEGRAIYNNMKQFIRYLISSNVGEVVSIFLTAALGLPEALIPVQLLWVNLVTDGLPATALGFNPPDLDIMEKPPRKADEGLISGWLFFRYMAIGGYVGCATVGAAAWWFMYCETGPQMSYWHLTHHLSCLGNESDDFKGIDCKLFNAPEPMTMALSVLVTIEMLNAMNSLSENQSLIAMPPWQNMWLVGSMALSFTLHFVILHVEVLSTVFQVTPLGVDEWMTVMKFSIPVVLLDEVLKFVARKITDVRPEFH; this is encoded by the exons GTATTAGCCCTCTTTGAGGAACATGAAGACTCATTTACAGCATTCGTTGAACCTTTCGTAATTCtgttaattttaattgcaaaCGCTGTCGTAGGTGTTTGGcag GAACGAAATGCAGAATCAGCCATCGAAGCGCTCAAAGAATATGAACCAGAAATGGGAAAAGTGGTCCGACAGGACAAATCTGGTGTACAAAAAGTCCGAGCCAAAGAAATCGTTCCCGGTGATGTGGTTGAAGTGTCAGTCGGCGATAAGATTCCAGCTGATATTCGTCTCATCAAGATCTTCTCAACCACCATCCGTATCGATCAGTCAATTTTGACTGGTGAATCTGTATCTGTGATCAAACATACTGACGCAATTCCAGATCCACGTGCCGTGAATCAAGACAAAAAGAACATTCTCTTCTCAGGTACGAATGTGGCTGCTGGTAAGGCCCGTGGTGTTGTTATTGGAACTGGTTTGAATACCGCTATCGGTAAGATTCGTACAGAAATGTCCGAAACTGAAGAAGTGAAGACCCCATTGCAACAGAAATTGGACGAATTCGGTGAACAATTGTCCAAAGTCATTACCGTCATTTGTATTGCTGTCTGGGCTATCAATATTGGTCATTTCAACGATCCAGCTCATGGAGGTTCATGGATCAAGGGCGCTATCTACTACTTCAAAATTGCTGTTGCTTTGGCTGTCGCTGCTATCCCAGAAGGTTTACCAGCTGTCATCACTACTTGCTTGGCTTTGGGTACTCGTCGTATGGCTAAGAAAAATGCAATTGTACGTTCCCTTCCATCCGTTGAAACATTGGGTTGTACTTCAGTTATTTGCTCTGATAAAACCGGCACACTCACCACCAATCAAATGTCCGTGTCTCGTCTCTTCATTTTCGACAAAGTTGATGGAACGGACAGCAGCTTCCTTGAATTCGAGTTGACTGGTTCAACATACGAGCCCATTGGAGAATTGTTCCTCAACGGATCCAAAGTTAAGGCCGCTGATTTCGATTGCCTTCAGGAAATCGGAACCATTTGCGTGATGTGTAACGATTCGGCTATTGATTTCAACGAATTCAAACAAGTGTTCGAGAAAGTCGGTGAAGCTACGGAAACCGCTTTGATTGTCTTGGCTGAGAAATTGAACCCGTTCGGTGTGACCAAAACTGGTATGGATCGTCGTTCGACTGCTATTGCTGTCCGTGGAGAAATCGAAACGAAATGGAAGAAAGAATTTACCTTGGAATTCTCACGCGATCGTAAATCTATGTCATCGTACTGTGTACCAACTAAGCCATCCCGTCTCGGAACTGGACCGAAATTGTTCGTCAAAGGTGCACCAGAAGGTGTTTTGGAACGTTGCACATATGCTCGCGTTGGAACATCAAAGGTACCACTTAACAACACACTCAAGTCTCGCATTTTGTCGCTCACTGCTCAATACGGTACTGGACGTGATACACTCCGTTGTTTGGCTTTGGCAACAGCTGACAGCCCAATGAGCCCAGACAGCATGGATCTCAACGACTCGACCAAATTCTTCACATACGAAAACAGTTTGACTTTCGTCGGTGTTGTTGGTATGTTGGATCCTCCACGTAAAGAAGTTTTCGATTCGATTGTCCGTTGTCGCGCCGCTGGTATTCGTGTCATTGTCATCACCGGTGACAACAAGGCCACAGCTGAAGCTATCTGCAGACGTATTGGTGTGTTCACCGAAGAAGAAGACACCACCGGCAAATCGTACTCCGGTCGTGAATTCGATGACTTGTCAATTGCTGAACAAAAGGCTGCTTGTGGACGTGCCCGTCTTTTCTCCCGTGTCGAACCGGCCCACAAATCGAAGATCGTTGAGTACTTGCAAAGTATGAATGAAATCTCGGCCATGACAGGTGATGGTGTCAACGACGCCCCTGCTTTGAAGAAAGCCGAAATTGGTATTGCCATGGGTTCGGGTACTGCTGTAGCCAAGTCCGCTTCCGAAATGGTGTTGGCCGACGACAACTTCTCATCCATTGTATCAGCTGTTGAGGAAGGTCGTGCCATTTACAACAACATGAAACAATTTATCCGTTACTTGATTTCGTCCAACGTTGGTGAAGTCGTCTCCATTTTCTTGACTGCTGCTTTGGGCTTGCCAGAAGCTTTGATTCCCGTGCAATTGTTGTGGGTCAACTTG GTCACTGATGGTCTTCCAGCCACCGCTTTGGGTTTCAATCCACCAGATTTGGATATCATGGAAAAACCACCACGTAAAGCCGATGAAGGTCTCatttctggatggttgttctTCCG TTACATGGCTATTGGTGGTTATGTCGGTTGTGCTACCGTCGGTGCCGCTGCTTGGTGGTTCATGTACTGTGAAACTGGTCCACAAATGTCATACTGGCATTTGACACATCATTTATCTTGTCTCGGAAACGAATCGGACGATTTCAAGGGTATTGACTGTAAGCTCTTCAATGCACCCGAGCCAATGACAATGGCCTTATCCGTATTGGTAACCATTGAAATGTTGAACGCCATGAACAG tTTATCCGAAAATCAATCTCTTATTGCTATGCCaccatggcaaaatatgtggCTGGTCGGTTCAATGGCTTTGTCATTCACACTTCATTTCGTCATCCTTCACGTTGAAGTTTTATCC ACCGTTTTCCAAGTGACACCATTAGGCGTTGACGAATGGATGACCGTGATGAAATTCTCCATACCCGTCGTACTGCTCGACGAAGTGCTGAAGTTTGTCGCCCGGAAAATCACAGACG